The Panicum hallii strain FIL2 chromosome 9, PHallii_v3.1, whole genome shotgun sequence genome has a window encoding:
- the LOC112876516 gene encoding uncharacterized protein LOC112876516, producing MGSAAAAVPIEISSDEEDGVKMPAAAAGKRKSPEGALDWAENILVEEDFGAVGESLVDSAAMQELLDSLTDATGIVVGDEGVVDDKNTVRDACGGGGDDDDDCVILDGDPDKPVAVAKEEGPRRDAAEDELQIVAEKGQLACRDFPHPRHLCAALPFSTSSHASHCSMCHCYVCDSPAPCAFWGKGTAHTDHCHATDKDAKWKKLRQSSKNKSQPPPKRRSIQNFSHSSATAPSLQSSVNANSSTGRLPVSTILAKNQLVDPCIMAPQNMMQGVSLLRPPSPTPRATISSYRSKTARVAPAVYAPSNANTLQPSVPSYVPMQPAQAHAFQRAQVPPGGRVSAGTSQSYQPQHSSAPIGSQGHRYRPPSYTLLANMVVGTGVPLSRYTSVATQGTQYQQVPLADAGLKEKEAIASLARELGVPDYNSNQPLGQQSVSTPQSLHPSQLLAQAKASQQAQVNKRYVPATSQMRPSSGHNLSNHASGSPVLSSGSVPVQQPLCQLNTQNSVTPSNLLDGK from the exons AtggggtcggcggcggcggcggtgcctattgagatcagttcCGACGAGGAGGACGGCGTGAAGatgcccgccgccgctgctggcaAGCGCAAGTCGCCGGAAGGCGCCCTCGACTGGGCCGAGAATATTCTGGTCGAAGAGGACTTCGGCGCAGTTGGGGAGAGCCTGGTTGACTCCGCGGCGATGCAGGAGTTGCTGGATTCTCTGACGGACGCGACGGGGATTGTGGTGGGTGACGAGGGTGTGGTGGACGACAAGAATACCGTTCGTGATGCTTGTGGAGGCGGTggcgacgacgatgatgattgCGTCATCCTGGATGGCGACCCTGATAAGCCGGTTGCCGTTGCCAAGGAGGAGGGACCCCGGCGAGATGCCGCTGAGGATGAACTGCAGATAGTCGCGGAGAAAGGACAG TTAGCATGCAGGGATTTCCCTCATCCACGCCATCTATGTGCTGCCTTGCCGTTCAGCACCAGTTCTCATGCAAGCCATTGCAGTATG TGCCACTGTTATGTGTGTGATTCTCCTGCTCCCTGTGCCTTCTGGGGCAAAGGCACCGCACATACTGATCATTGTCATGCTACGGATAAGGATGCTAAGTGGAAGAAACTTAGGCAATCATCCAAGAATAAAAGCCAGCCGCCGCCTAAACGAAGAAGTATTCAGAATTTCTCTCACTCAAGCGCAACAGCACCATCCTTACAGTCTTCTGTAAATGCGAACAGTTCTACTGGAAGATTGCCTGTTTCAACTATTCTGGCCAAAAATCAACTGGTGGATCCCTGCATTATGGCTCCACAGAATATGATGCAGGGTGTTAGTCTGCTGAGACCACCATCTCCTACGCCGAGAGCTACAATCTCGAGCTACAGGTCCAAAACTGCTCGGGTTGCTCCTGCAGTTTATGCACCCTCAAATGCTAACACTTTGCAGCCTTCTGTTCCTAGCTATGTCCCAATGCAGCCAGCACAGGCTCATGCATTTCAGAGAGCACAAGTTCCCCCAGGAGGTCGCGTTAGTGCTGGAACTTCTCAGAGTTACCAACCACAACATTCTAGTGCACCAATTGGATCTCAGGGACACCGATATCGACCACCATCATACACTCTGCTTGCAAACATGGTAGTTGGTACTGGAGTGCCGCTCTCACGGTACACCTCTGTGGCCACTCAGGGAACACAATACCAGCAAGTCCCATTGGCAGATGCAGGACTGAAGGAAAAGGAAGCAATTGCTAGTTTGGCACGTGAACTGGGAGTACCTGATTATAATTCCAACCAACCACTAGGTCAGCAGTCAGTGAGCACACCTCAATCTCTGCATCCTAGTCAGCTACTTGCTCAAGCTAAGGCTAGCCAACAGGCTCAAGTTAATAAAAGATATGTTCCAGCAACTTCACAAATGAGGCCTTCCAGTGGGCATAATTTGTCAAATCATGCGTCAGGGAGTCCTGTTCTTTCATCTGGTTCAGTTCCGGTCCAGCAGCCTTTGTGCCAATTGAATACTCAGAACAGTGTTACTCCGAGTAATTTGCTTGATGGGAAGTGA
- the LOC112875577 gene encoding uncharacterized protein LOC112875577, whose protein sequence is MATLKDAAAKKPILATIRLLVPAGAARPAPPVGPALGFYRLNLMAFCKDFNARTQKYKADTPMQVTLTAYKDSTFEFVVKSPSVSWFLKKAAGIETASSRPGHNAVSSLTLRHVYEIAKLKQSDPFCKHMSIEALCKSIIGTANSMGIEIVKDL, encoded by the coding sequence ATGGCAACTCTCAAAGATGCAGCAGCAAAAAAACCAATTCTAGCAACAATCCGTCTTCTAGTTCCTGCTGGCGCTGCACGTCCCGCACCACCAGTTGGACCAGCTCTGGGTTTCTATAGGCTTAATTTGATGGCATTCTGCAAAGATTTCAATGCCAGGACACAGAAGTACAAGGCAGATACTCCGATGCAAGTTACTTTGACTGCCTACAAGGATAGTACTTTTGAGTTTGTAGTCAAATCACCTTCAGTTTCATGGTTTCTGAAGAAAGCTGCAGGCATTGAGACTGCCAGCAGCCGCCCAGGCCACAACGCAGTGTCGTCCCTGACTCTTCGCCATGTATATGAGATTGCAAAACTGAAGCAGTCTGATCCATTTTGCAAGCACATGTCAATTGAGGCGTTGTGCAAATCTATCATTGGGACGGCTAACTCCATGGGCATTGAAATTGTTAAAGACCTTTGA
- the LOC112873433 gene encoding LOW QUALITY PROTEIN: probable F-box protein At4g22165 (The sequence of the model RefSeq protein was modified relative to this genomic sequence to represent the inferred CDS: deleted 4 bases in 2 codons), whose protein sequence is MEVVARDFAELPQDILMDMFSLLETPDLVRAGSVCCSWKAGTAYTSIRSFGLYKWPQTPCLFYTSGSAGDNAAFLFSLVEKRAYKLTLPEPPIHRRYLIGSSLGWLVTADERSEMHLVNPVTSEQISLPSVITVEQVTPIFDENGVIFSHHMAGSVAGPPSTHSLSRLRDYLFHKAFLFYDASARRYIVALIHNPFGQLSFACPGDEKWTWLPPHANFDDCIYKDGLLYAVTLLGQIVAFDLSGAVVTTKSLRYPGSMG, encoded by the exons ATGGAGGTTGTGGCCAGAGATTTTGCAGAGCTGCCACAGGATATTCTGATGGATATGTTTTCTCTTCTGGAGACACCTGATTTAGTGCGGGCGGGCTCTGTCTGCTGCTCCTGGAAGGCTGGAACT GCGTATACTAGCATACGTAGCTTTGGGCTTTACAAATGGCCCCAAACACCTTGCCTCTTCTACACCTCTGGATCTGCTGGAGATAATGCTGCTTTCCTCTTCAGCCTCGTGGAGAAGAGGGCCTACAAATTAACTCTCCCAGAGCCACCCATCCACAGAAGGTACCTGATTGGATCGTCACTTGGATGGTTGGTTACTGCTGATGAGCGTTCTGAGATGCACCTTGTCAATCCGGTCACTAGTGAACAGATTTCTCTCCCTTCTGTCATAACCGTTGAGCAGGTGACGCCCATTTTTGACGAAAACGGTGTAATTTTTTCTCAC CACATGGCAGGCTCCGTTGCTGGACCACCTTCAACACATTCTTTAAGCAGATTGCGGGACTACCTCTTTCATAAGGCATTTCTATTTTATGATGCATCTGCAAGAAGATATATCGTAGCGTTGATCCACAATCCATTTGGGCAGCTTTCATTTGCTTGTCCAGGGGATGAAAAGTGGACATGGCTGCCACCACACGCAAATTTTGATGACTGCATCTATAAGGATGGTCTGTTATATGCAGTGACATTGCTTGGTCAAATTGTCGCCTTTGATCTCAGCGGGGCTGTGGTCACAACAAAGAGTTTACGTTATCCAGGCTCCATGGGGTGA
- the LOC112873039 gene encoding uncharacterized protein LOC112873039: MLVRSASTPVLGALLPPGCHSPAVTSPAVHFAESPAAAYHPPAISCHLAGSGSDHERSRGLGPGMRRTSSEGNLDSLAGRADDPHLLPPSGKCVPRARHVPLETIQSFTDRRASTDDEDEEEDDNDDFEADREMSFGQFSFLAGGGSTYSQEHPLFLARGLGIDRLGSGLLGADGGGGGFGGSDGGGSNLVTSGNGGDRSGIEMHYKKMIEENPCNGLFLRNYAQFLYQVKGDYWRAEEYYSRAILADPDDGELLSEYAKLVWDVHRDEERASSYFDRAAKASPENSHVLAAHAAFLWDTEDADEPEDSGSCALGYAGFAPAHSSLASATI; encoded by the exons ATGCTCGTGAGGAGCGCCTCCACGCCTGTCCTCGGCGCGCTCCTCCCGCCGGGCTGCCACTCGCCGGCTGTCACCTCCCCGGCCGTCCACTTCGCcgagtcgccggcggcggcctaccacccgccggccatctcctgccACCTCGCCGGCTCCGGATCCGACCACGAGCGCTCGCGCGGGCTCGGTCCCGGCATGCGCCGCACCAGCTCGGAGGGCAACCTCGACTCCCTGGCCGGCCGCGCGGACGACCCCCACCTCCTCCCGCCGTCCGGCAAGTGCGTGCCGCGGGCGCGGCATGTGCCGCTCGAGACCATCCAGTCGTTCACGGACCGGCGGGCGTCCACGGACGACgaagacgaggaggaggacgacaaCGACGATTTCGAGGCGGACCGCGAGATGAGCTTCGGGCAGTTCAGctttctcgccggcggcggcagcacgtACTCGCAGGAGCACCCGCTGTTCCTGGCCAGGGGCCTCGGGATCGACCGCCTCGGCTCGGGCCTCCTGggcgccgacggcggcggcggcggcttcggcgGCAGCGACGGCGGTGGCAGCAACCTGGTCACGTCTGGCAACGGAGGGGACCGCTCCGGCATCGAGATGCATTACAAGAAGATGATCGAGGAGAACCCCTGCAACGGCCTCTTCTTGAGGAACTACGCGCAGTTCCTGTACCAG GTGAAAGGGGATTACTGGAGGGCAGAGGAGTACTACTCCCGCGCAATCCTCGCCGACCCGGACGACGGCGAGCTCCTGTCGGAGTACGCCAAGCTGGTTTGGGACGTGCACCGCGACGAGGAGCGCGCCTCCAGCTACTTCGACCGGGCAGCCAAGGCTTCCCCGGAGAACAG CCATGTCCTCGCCGCGCACGCCGCGTTCCTGTGGGACACGGAGGACGCCGACGAGCCTGAAGACAGCGGCAGCTGCGCGCTTGGGTACGCGGGGTTTGCTCCCGCGCATTCCTCTCTGGCTTCGGCAACAATATGA